A single region of the Nocardioides aquaticus genome encodes:
- a CDS encoding M20/M25/M40 family metallo-hydrolase, whose product MTSDPVEVLRRLVRHATVSHRDPDQDDVAAFEGQHATLAEAFPLVHEHLERTRVGRHGLLLRWPGSDPAADPVVLMAHQDVVPVADPAAWSHPPFGGDLGPGADGEEAVWGRGTLDDKGPLVAVWAAVEALLEQGHVPARDVWLSSGADEEVAGTDAHEAVAELRRRGVTPWFVVDEGGAVAGGAFPGVAAPLAVIGVGEKGTTRLELVARGAGGHASTPARGGPTARIARAVVRLDRASMPPRLPSPTVELFRRLRPHASAPLRAALRPLLADARLRPVLTRLLLAAGPETAAMARTTVAVTTLSGSPAHNVVAATATAGLDVRVMAGDTVDDAVAHVRRTIRDDDVEVRVVEAGGPSPLSPYDDPAFALLERTTAAIFPEAVPTPYLMMAATDARHFHAICERVYRFTPLRMSKAQRESIHAHDEHLGTAALRAGVAWWTRLLEDLP is encoded by the coding sequence ATGACCTCCGACCCCGTCGAGGTGCTGCGGCGCCTGGTCCGTCACGCGACGGTCAGCCACCGAGACCCCGACCAGGACGACGTCGCGGCCTTCGAGGGGCAGCACGCCACCCTGGCCGAGGCGTTCCCGCTGGTCCACGAGCACCTCGAACGCACCCGCGTCGGGCGCCACGGACTGCTCCTGCGCTGGCCCGGGTCAGACCCCGCCGCCGACCCGGTCGTGCTGATGGCGCACCAGGACGTCGTCCCCGTCGCGGACCCGGCCGCCTGGTCCCACCCGCCCTTCGGGGGCGACCTCGGCCCGGGGGCCGACGGCGAGGAGGCCGTGTGGGGTCGCGGGACCCTCGACGACAAGGGCCCGCTGGTCGCCGTCTGGGCCGCGGTCGAGGCGTTGCTGGAGCAGGGGCACGTACCGGCCCGCGACGTGTGGCTCTCCTCCGGCGCCGACGAGGAGGTCGCCGGGACCGACGCCCACGAGGCCGTCGCCGAGCTGCGCCGGCGCGGGGTGACCCCGTGGTTCGTCGTCGACGAGGGCGGCGCCGTGGCCGGGGGCGCCTTCCCCGGCGTCGCGGCCCCGCTGGCGGTCATCGGGGTGGGCGAGAAGGGCACCACCCGGCTCGAGCTGGTGGCGCGCGGCGCCGGCGGCCACGCCTCCACCCCGGCGCGCGGCGGGCCCACGGCCCGGATCGCCCGTGCCGTGGTGCGCCTGGACCGGGCCTCGATGCCGCCGCGGCTGCCCTCCCCGACCGTCGAGCTCTTCCGGCGGCTGCGCCCGCACGCCTCGGCGCCGCTGCGGGCCGCGCTGCGCCCGCTGCTCGCCGACGCGCGGCTGCGGCCGGTGCTGACCCGCCTGCTGCTGGCGGCCGGCCCCGAGACCGCCGCGATGGCCCGCACCACCGTCGCGGTGACCACCCTCTCCGGCTCGCCGGCCCACAACGTCGTCGCCGCGACCGCCACGGCCGGGCTCGACGTGCGGGTGATGGCCGGCGACACGGTCGACGACGCGGTGGCCCACGTGCGCCGCACGATCCGCGACGACGACGTCGAGGTGCGGGTGGTCGAGGCCGGCGGACCGAGCCCGCTCTCGCCGTACGACGACCCCGCCTTCGCGCTGCTCGAGCGGACGACGGCCGCGATCTTCCCCGAGGCGGTGCCCACGCCGTACCTGATGATGGCGGCGACCGACGCGCGCCACTTCCACGCGATCTGCGAGCGGGTCTACCGGTTCACGCCGCTGCGGATGAGCAAGGCGCAGCGGGAGTCGATCCACGCCCACGACGAGCACCTCGGCACCGCCGCCCTGCGGGCGGGCGTCGCCTGGTGGACCCGGCTGCTGGAGGACCTGCCGTGA
- a CDS encoding MFS transporter → MTTRAPAPTLTPAAGLATVVGFLVCVEVASGVLQGFYTPIFADLADHLAITDADVNWFEAAQLVLSALAVPLLSRLGDLWGHQRVLLLSTAVTALGSWVLVVAPGFWTFLVGWALQGAYVVWLPLEVAIVHRRTAGSGRQALLTRRAAATLVFALEAAVIAGALTSGALVEVLPMEVLLALPALVVTACLAVVWWGVEHVPGEAAGGLDLPGLGLVTLAVGLVMAGLVLVRVLGAGSAYPWLLVLLGLATVVQLVRVERRTADPVVDVRLLAQRAQWPVQLTAFLFGISVLGAQIPLSTFARTDPAVAGYGLGADASFVSTLIGVYVVSLAVGALSLPLLARVAGPRGSLVLAALLVALGYALWLPLHETTAQALTNLGIAGLGSGVLVAALPAAAAAAAPPDRTGFATGMTNATKTVGGAIASAVFAIALTADGTLAGPGAGQAPLSGYLTVWAVCAGAGLAAALALLALPRTART, encoded by the coding sequence GTGACGACCCGGGCACCCGCGCCGACGCTCACCCCGGCGGCCGGACTGGCGACCGTGGTCGGCTTCCTGGTCTGCGTCGAGGTGGCCAGCGGCGTGCTCCAGGGCTTCTACACCCCGATCTTCGCCGACCTCGCCGACCACCTGGCGATCACCGACGCCGACGTGAACTGGTTCGAGGCCGCCCAGCTCGTGCTCAGCGCCCTGGCCGTCCCGCTGCTCTCCCGGCTCGGCGACCTGTGGGGCCACCAGAGGGTGCTGCTGCTGTCGACCGCCGTCACCGCGCTCGGGTCGTGGGTGCTCGTCGTCGCCCCCGGGTTCTGGACCTTCCTGGTCGGCTGGGCGCTCCAGGGGGCCTACGTCGTGTGGCTGCCGCTCGAGGTCGCGATCGTGCACCGGCGCACCGCCGGGTCCGGACGGCAGGCGCTGCTCACCCGCCGCGCCGCCGCGACGCTGGTCTTCGCGCTCGAGGCGGCCGTGATCGCCGGGGCGCTGACCAGCGGCGCGCTGGTCGAGGTGCTGCCCATGGAGGTGCTGCTCGCCCTGCCCGCGCTCGTGGTCACGGCCTGCCTGGCGGTGGTGTGGTGGGGCGTCGAGCACGTGCCCGGCGAGGCGGCGGGCGGGCTGGACCTGCCGGGCCTCGGCCTGGTGACGCTCGCGGTCGGCCTGGTGATGGCCGGGCTCGTGCTGGTCCGCGTCCTGGGGGCCGGGTCGGCGTACCCCTGGCTCCTGGTCCTCCTCGGCCTGGCCACCGTGGTCCAGCTCGTGCGGGTCGAGCGACGGACCGCGGACCCGGTCGTCGACGTGCGGCTGCTGGCCCAGCGGGCGCAGTGGCCGGTGCAGCTCACGGCCTTCCTGTTCGGGATCTCGGTGCTCGGCGCACAGATCCCGCTGTCCACCTTCGCCCGCACCGACCCCGCCGTCGCCGGCTACGGCCTCGGCGCCGACGCCTCCTTCGTCTCCACCCTGATCGGGGTGTACGTCGTCAGCCTCGCCGTCGGCGCGCTGTCCCTGCCGCTCCTGGCGCGCGTGGCGGGCCCCCGCGGCTCGTTGGTGCTGGCCGCGCTGCTCGTGGCGCTCGGGTACGCGCTGTGGCTGCCGCTGCACGAAACCACCGCGCAGGCGCTGACCAACCTCGGGATCGCCGGCCTCGGCTCGGGCGTCCTGGTGGCCGCGCTCCCGGCCGCGGCCGCCGCGGCCGCGCCGCCGGACCGGACCGGGTTCGCGACCGGGATGACCAACGCGACCAAGACCGTCGGCGGCGCGATCGCCTCGGCGGTCTTCGCGATCGCGCTGACCGCCGACGGCACGCTGGCCGGGCCGGGCGCGGGCCAGGCACCGCTGTCGGGCTACCTCACCGTGTGGGCCGTCTGCGCCGGCGCCGGGCTGGCCGCGGCGCTCGCCCTGCTGGCGCTCCCCCGGACTGCCCGGACCTGA
- a CDS encoding choice-of-anchor P family protein has translation MRRLTAPLLSLALLGVVHVGGAPPAAAAPLGAVAGPVASAAALAARGEKRRTPYAFNAGGFGSQFVGGDLPLNSGKTAFTRIGCTNLAGLNRSNYITEVAVPDSPFSLGGVDTNLRTRAKGRGASTTYSSIATQKVADLKLVDTPLGGLSVSGLTSKAVTSAKRGRFSVATDINIAGITLTPPVGEPQTLRIPTPNRPLTIPGVAVISLGKPVENVGRARASAFASVLQVRTLFGSNPTTLTVANAKTAIERGVEGGIFSGYSAGLEAGALGDIVKVGRNPLRKMPCTGTRGELQQTNLVDLDLAGLVVAKAARAEQRTQTRRGVSSGFERGSVARLNLGDGALVVTGIVGKASVTRKGATVVRKATGGVGSITVNGETATFPRTGVLEVPGLASIEQRVVKRFKTGLQVIGLQVTLLDGSGAVIDLGKAQMKINRGVR, from the coding sequence GTGCGCCGACTGACCGCTCCACTCCTGTCCCTCGCCCTCCTCGGCGTCGTCCACGTCGGCGGCGCCCCGCCGGCGGCCGCCGCCCCCCTCGGCGCCGTGGCCGGGCCGGTCGCCAGCGCAGCCGCGCTCGCCGCCAGGGGCGAGAAGCGGCGCACCCCGTACGCCTTCAACGCCGGCGGGTTCGGCAGCCAGTTCGTCGGTGGGGACCTGCCGCTGAACTCGGGCAAGACGGCCTTCACCCGGATCGGCTGCACCAACCTGGCCGGGCTGAACCGCTCGAACTACATCACCGAGGTCGCCGTGCCGGACAGCCCGTTCTCCCTGGGCGGCGTCGACACCAACCTGCGTACCCGCGCCAAGGGCCGCGGTGCCAGCACGACCTACTCCTCCATCGCCACGCAGAAGGTCGCCGACCTCAAGCTGGTCGACACCCCGCTGGGCGGCCTGTCGGTCTCCGGCCTGACCAGCAAGGCCGTCACCTCGGCCAAGCGCGGCAGGTTCAGCGTGGCCACCGACATCAACATCGCGGGCATCACGCTCACCCCGCCCGTCGGCGAGCCGCAGACGCTCCGCATCCCGACCCCGAACCGGCCGCTGACGATCCCCGGCGTGGCGGTCATCTCGCTGGGCAAGCCCGTCGAGAACGTCGGTCGCGCCCGCGCGTCCGCCTTCGCCAGCGTGCTGCAGGTCCGCACCCTGTTCGGCTCCAACCCGACGACGCTGACCGTGGCCAACGCCAAGACGGCCATCGAGCGCGGCGTCGAGGGCGGCATCTTCTCCGGCTACTCGGCCGGCCTCGAGGCCGGCGCCCTGGGCGACATCGTCAAGGTGGGGCGCAACCCGCTGCGCAAGATGCCGTGCACCGGCACCCGCGGCGAGCTCCAGCAGACCAACCTGGTCGACCTCGACCTCGCCGGACTGGTCGTGGCCAAGGCCGCGCGTGCCGAGCAGCGCACGCAGACCCGTCGTGGCGTCTCCTCCGGCTTCGAGCGCGGCTCCGTGGCCCGCCTGAACCTCGGTGACGGCGCCCTGGTCGTCACCGGCATCGTGGGCAAGGCCTCGGTGACCCGCAAGGGCGCCACCGTGGTCCGCAAGGCGACCGGCGGGGTCGGCTCGATCACCGTGAACGGCGAGACCGCCACCTTCCCCCGGACCGGGGTGCTCGAGGTGCCGGGCCTGGCCTCGATCGAGCAGCGCGTCGTCAAGCGCTTCAAGACCGGGCTCCAGGTCATCGGGCTGCAGGTCACGCTGCTCGACGGCTCCGGCGCCGTGATCGACCTCGGCAAGGCCCAGATGAAGATCAACCGCGGCGTGCGCTAG
- a CDS encoding nitroreductase family protein translates to MELREVVRRRRMVRRFTDEPVDPAVVDRALQHATRAPSAGFTQGWGFLVLDTPTDVRRYWEACVDPAGLASPGRWLAGMMTAPVLVVPCSSRAAYLDRYAEPDKGWTDRDPDRWAMPYWHLDTAMASLLVLLTAVDEGLGGCFFGIPRDRYAAVRAAFAVPDDHEPIGVVALGHPDPTATATAATGSPSRRARRPLDEVVHRGAWGG, encoded by the coding sequence GTGGAGCTGCGCGAGGTCGTCCGTCGGCGGCGGATGGTGCGGCGCTTCACCGACGAGCCGGTCGACCCGGCCGTGGTGGACCGGGCGCTGCAGCACGCCACCCGCGCCCCGAGCGCCGGCTTCACCCAGGGCTGGGGCTTCCTGGTCCTGGACACCCCCACCGACGTGCGCCGCTACTGGGAGGCGTGCGTCGACCCGGCCGGTCTCGCCTCCCCCGGGCGCTGGCTGGCCGGGATGATGACCGCGCCGGTGCTGGTCGTGCCGTGCAGCAGCCGCGCGGCGTACCTGGACCGCTACGCCGAGCCGGACAAGGGCTGGACCGACCGCGACCCCGACCGCTGGGCGATGCCCTACTGGCACCTCGACACCGCGATGGCCTCGCTGCTGGTGCTGCTGACGGCGGTCGACGAGGGGCTGGGCGGCTGCTTCTTCGGCATCCCCCGGGACCGGTACGCCGCCGTGCGCGCCGCGTTCGCGGTCCCCGACGACCACGAGCCGATCGGCGTCGTCGCCCTGGGCCATCCCGACCCGACCGCGACCGCCACCGCCGCGACGGGCTCGCCGTCCCGCCGAGCCCGCCGGCCCCTCGACGAGGTCGTCCACCGGGGCGCCTGGGGCGGATGA
- a CDS encoding IclR family transcriptional regulator: MSVSHVPSATRTLRVLRFLAARTTPVSLECIARACELPRSTAYHLLNTMVDEGFVVHFAAEHRFGLGIGAQEVGLGFAGQDLLLRVGRTPLAMVVDRLGVSAYLVVGQGREIVVLHEERGTQMPPLLTRPTRLPARSSASGRAVLAETPLEQVRALYAAPSAFDDGHRGGPPDLATLEAALGRVRRQGYAVQDNDMRPGLAGVAAPVRGLPHGLPAAVALTHRREPTNVLSSRLGLEVQRLARALSTAVAAQETAV; this comes from the coding sequence ATGTCGGTCAGTCACGTACCGTCCGCGACCAGGACCCTGCGCGTGCTGCGCTTCCTGGCCGCCCGCACCACCCCGGTCTCGCTCGAGTGCATCGCACGCGCCTGCGAGCTGCCGCGCAGCACGGCGTACCACCTCCTCAACACCATGGTCGACGAGGGCTTCGTGGTGCACTTCGCCGCCGAGCACCGCTTCGGCCTCGGCATCGGCGCCCAGGAGGTCGGGCTCGGCTTCGCCGGCCAGGACCTGCTCCTGCGCGTGGGCCGCACCCCGCTGGCGATGGTCGTGGACCGGCTCGGCGTCTCCGCCTACCTCGTGGTCGGTCAGGGTCGCGAGATCGTGGTCCTGCACGAGGAGCGCGGCACCCAGATGCCGCCCCTGCTGACCCGCCCGACCCGGCTCCCCGCCCGGTCGAGCGCCTCGGGCCGCGCGGTCCTCGCCGAGACACCCCTCGAGCAGGTACGGGCGCTCTACGCCGCCCCGTCCGCCTTCGACGACGGCCATCGCGGCGGCCCTCCGGACCTGGCCACGCTCGAAGCAGCGCTGGGGCGCGTGCGCCGCCAGGGCTACGCGGTGCAGGACAACGACATGCGACCCGGCCTGGCCGGGGTCGCCGCACCCGTGCGCGGCCTGCCCCACGGGCTGCCCGCGGCGGTGGCCCTGACGCACCGGCGCGAGCCGACCAACGTGCTCAGCAGCCGCCTCGGCCTGGAGGTCCAGCGGCTGGCCCGCGCCCTCAGCACCGCGGTGGCGGCGCAGGAGACCGCGGTCTGA
- a CDS encoding DUF1992 domain-containing protein: MSQAPDDFDLGDRLARAEADERRDRHSEQKDARTGRSAAAMRIQQQQTWVDEQLRIAMERGDFDDLPGAGKPIKDLGQSHDPDWWLKRLVERENITVLPASLQLRKDDAALDERLDALAVEREVRREVEEFNARVIRARYTPADGTPPLITMPRDVEETLAGWRERRAARTAELAARRVAEDAARPPRRRWWQRRTR, from the coding sequence ATGAGCCAGGCCCCCGACGACTTCGACCTCGGTGACCGCCTCGCGCGCGCCGAGGCGGACGAGAGGCGTGACCGGCACTCTGAGCAGAAGGACGCACGGACCGGGCGGTCCGCCGCGGCGATGCGGATCCAGCAGCAGCAGACCTGGGTCGACGAGCAGCTGCGGATCGCGATGGAGCGCGGCGACTTCGACGACCTGCCCGGCGCGGGCAAGCCGATCAAGGACCTCGGCCAGTCCCACGACCCCGACTGGTGGCTCAAGCGGCTGGTCGAGCGGGAGAACATCACCGTGCTGCCGGCCAGCCTGCAGCTGCGCAAGGACGACGCGGCGCTGGACGAGCGGCTCGACGCACTGGCGGTGGAGCGCGAGGTCCGGCGTGAGGTCGAGGAGTTCAACGCCCGCGTGATCCGGGCGCGCTACACCCCCGCCGACGGCACCCCGCCGCTGATCACGATGCCGCGCGACGTCGAGGAGACGCTCGCCGGCTGGCGCGAGAGGCGCGCGGCGCGGACCGCCGAGCTCGCCGCCCGCCGCGTCGCCGAGGACGCCGCCCGGCCGCCCCGGCGCCGGTGGTGGCAGCGCCGCACCCGTTGA
- a CDS encoding HpcH/HpaI aldolase/citrate lyase family protein, whose protein sequence is MSRSAKDFFRPLAVGAPLPVREVPARPSRAIHFFDPSNAKMAGKVPGMVGTVDVLLGNLEDAVKADNKVAAREGLVRIGQETEGLGGPDGRSQLWTRVNALDSPWALDDLTTLVPAIGHKLDVVMVPKVEGAEDIHYVDRLLAQLEAKAGLDRPILVHAILETARGVADIEEICAASPRMQGLSLGPADLAADRRMKTTRVGGGHPGYLVRQDPVDGSPEAIGAARATYQQDLWHYTIARMVDACAMHGLSPYYGPFGDIADTVACEDQFRNAFLLGCVGTWTLHPKQVDIARRVFSPSVEDVAHARRVVAAMGDGTGAVMLDGKMEDDASLKQCLVMVDLADQLGAIDPDLKAQYDAIPAAGASA, encoded by the coding sequence ATGTCACGCAGCGCCAAGGACTTCTTCCGCCCGCTGGCCGTGGGTGCGCCCCTGCCCGTCCGCGAGGTCCCGGCGCGGCCCAGCCGCGCCATCCACTTCTTCGACCCGAGCAACGCCAAGATGGCCGGCAAGGTGCCCGGGATGGTCGGCACCGTCGACGTCCTGCTGGGCAACCTCGAGGACGCCGTCAAGGCCGACAACAAGGTCGCCGCCCGCGAGGGCCTGGTGCGGATCGGGCAGGAGACCGAGGGCCTCGGCGGCCCCGACGGGCGCAGCCAGCTCTGGACCCGGGTCAACGCGCTCGACAGCCCCTGGGCGCTCGACGACCTGACCACCCTGGTGCCCGCGATCGGGCACAAGCTCGACGTGGTGATGGTGCCGAAGGTCGAGGGCGCGGAGGACATCCACTACGTCGACCGGCTGCTGGCCCAGCTCGAGGCCAAGGCCGGCCTGGACCGGCCGATCCTGGTCCACGCCATCCTCGAGACCGCCCGCGGCGTGGCCGACATCGAGGAGATCTGCGCGGCCAGCCCGCGGATGCAGGGCCTGTCCCTCGGCCCGGCCGACCTCGCCGCGGACCGCCGGATGAAGACGACGCGGGTCGGGGGCGGACACCCCGGGTACCTCGTGCGCCAGGACCCGGTCGACGGCAGCCCCGAGGCGATCGGCGCCGCGCGGGCGACCTACCAGCAGGACCTGTGGCACTACACGATCGCGCGGATGGTCGACGCCTGTGCGATGCACGGCCTGTCGCCCTACTACGGCCCGTTCGGCGACATCGCCGACACGGTCGCCTGCGAGGACCAGTTCCGCAACGCCTTCCTGCTCGGCTGCGTCGGCACCTGGACGCTGCACCCGAAGCAGGTCGACATCGCGCGTCGCGTCTTCAGCCCGAGCGTCGAGGACGTCGCCCACGCCCGCCGGGTGGTGGCCGCGATGGGCGACGGGACCGGTGCGGTGATGCTCGACGGCAAGATGGAGGACGACGCCTCCCTCAAGCAGTGCCTGGTGATGGTCGACCTCGCCGACCAGCTCGGAGCGATCGACCCCGACCTCAAGGCGCAGTACGACGCCATCCCGGCCGCCGGGGCGTCGGCGTGA
- a CDS encoding HpcH/HpaI aldolase/citrate lyase family protein, with protein MPSSNARALEKAKDLDCDALILDLEDAVAPDAKAEAREAACAAAGSGAYGHRELTIRVNGADTAWHDDDLAAACAAGPDAIVVPKVDSAAAVHALTDALERHGAPDRTTLWAMVETPRAMLHAEEIAAASERLSVLVMGTNDLVKELYAEHVPGRAPLLTGLSLALLAARATGRVILDGVYNDVKDTDGFLAECRQGREMGFDGKTLIHPGQVAGANEAFSPSAAAVEDAHGVLEAWEQGAGSGVVTYRGRMVENLHVESARRTLALHEAVSAGR; from the coding sequence ATGCCGTCGTCCAACGCCCGCGCGCTGGAGAAGGCCAAGGACCTCGACTGCGACGCCCTGATCCTCGACCTCGAGGACGCCGTGGCCCCCGACGCCAAGGCCGAGGCGCGCGAGGCGGCCTGCGCCGCCGCGGGCTCGGGCGCGTACGGCCACCGGGAGCTGACGATCCGCGTCAACGGCGCCGACACCGCCTGGCACGACGACGACCTCGCCGCCGCCTGCGCGGCCGGCCCGGACGCGATCGTCGTGCCGAAGGTCGACAGCGCGGCCGCCGTGCACGCGCTCACCGACGCCCTCGAGCGCCACGGTGCGCCTGACCGCACCACCTTGTGGGCGATGGTGGAGACGCCGCGCGCGATGCTGCACGCCGAGGAGATCGCGGCCGCCTCCGAGCGGCTCAGCGTCCTGGTGATGGGCACCAACGACCTGGTCAAGGAGCTGTACGCCGAGCACGTCCCCGGCCGCGCGCCCCTGCTGACCGGGTTGTCCCTGGCCCTGCTGGCGGCCCGTGCCACCGGCCGCGTGATCCTCGACGGCGTCTACAACGACGTCAAGGACACCGACGGCTTCCTCGCCGAGTGCCGCCAGGGCCGCGAGATGGGCTTCGACGGCAAGACCCTGATCCACCCCGGCCAGGTCGCCGGCGCCAACGAGGCGTTCTCGCCCTCGGCAGCGGCCGTCGAGGACGCCCACGGCGTGCTCGAGGCATGGGAGCAGGGCGCCGGCAGCGGAGTCGTCACCTACCGGGGTCGCATGGTCGAGAACCTCCACGTGGAGTCCGCCCGCCGCACCCTGGCGCTCCACGAGGCGGTCTCCGCCGGCCGCTGA